The sequence TTTAATGGGTGATCCCACCCTGCGTATGCATGTTGTCAGTCCGCCTGCAAATCTGAAGGCCGACAGCATCGGCAATGTTACCATCAGGCTTAGCTGGACTGCTTCTTCTGACCCCTTTGTTTTAGGTTACAACATTTACAGGGCAAAAACCATTTCCGGTAATTTTGAAAAAATCAACAACGATCTGGTTGCAGGCACTTCATTTATTGATCCGCTTTCAGACAACGGGAACAATGTTTACATGGTCAGGGCAGTGAAACTTCAGCAAAGCCATAGCGGAACCTATTATAACATGAGCCAGGGGATATTCGATTCAGCCTCAACACTCTGGCCTGCAGGTTTACCACTGCATCCGTCCAAAGTTCAGGCGTTTTCGGTATTTCCTAATCCTGCCGAAGGAAAAATATCCGTTTATCTTAAACAAAATTTTGAAAATGAAATAGATATAACAATCAGTGATCTGTTGGGAAAAACTGTTTACCATACAACTGAAAACAACAATACGCCTGAAATCTTCAAAAATATTGATCTGACAGGATTCAGCAAGGGCATGTATCTGGTCAGGATTTCTTCCGGTGATTTTAATTCATGTCAAAAGATTATCTTAAAATAAAGACAACATGAAAAAGTTATTATGGTTATTTTCCGCATTAATAATTTGTTCATCAAATATTTACGGACAAAAGAAAGTCGAAAAGGCTGTCAATCTCATGCGTGAAGGAACGGTTTATCTCGACAAAGGCGACCTTAAAAATGGCATAAAATCGCTGAAAAAAGCATTTAAACTTGATCCGCAAAACAAAAGCATTGCCTATGAACTCGCTTATGCGTATTATAAAAATGCTGAATATAAAAAAGGGGTTGAAACGCTTGAAAAAATTCTCGGTAGTGAAGAATTTGATGATTACAAAGGTTTTATTCCTGACCTTTATTCAAAAGCCGGCATTGATTTTAAACACAAACTGAAACCCCCTCCTAAAAAAGAGCCTTCCACAGCAAAGGAATTCAATGAGGAAGCAAAAAATCTAATGTCCACAGACAAAGAAAAAGCATTGGCATATTTTGAAAAAGCCATCGACCTCGACCCCAAAGAAAAAGAAAACT comes from Sphingobacteriales bacterium and encodes:
- a CDS encoding tetratricopeptide repeat protein, with the protein product MKKLLWLFSALIICSSNIYGQKKVEKAVNLMREGTVYLDKGDLKNGIKSLKKAFKLDPQNKSIAYELAYAYYKNAEYKKGVETLEKILGSEEFDDYKGFIPDLYSKAGIDFKHKLKPPPKKEPSTAKEFNEEAKNLMSTDKEKALAYFEKAIDLDPKEKENYYYAAKLYSETPEQLWAIIYAEIYILLEPEGTRSEEMKELLLTSYKKGIIIKGGGQYELKLSNRKAEYMLQNFDPKNFKVNFEQSYVTTYELCVDRLNEGGFRISNLYFMRKAFIGYWFRGK